A window from Nitrospira sp. ND1 encodes these proteins:
- the mrdA gene encoding penicillin-binding protein 2: MASIGFNDSDLLDLQRRLVILRVGLLLVVALLALRLWHLQIREGPYYRDLSENNRTRSVVLEPARGLIFDRNGVLLANNVPSFALYVTLEDVKDRPALVAQLASLLNLEPEVIQKKLSTGKGSKLQPRKVKDRLTLREATLIESHRLDLPGVMIQVESQRNYPGGPVAAHLLGYVGEVSADQLEKADFADLHQGSVVGQYGVEKWFDRQVRGRAGQKSVEVDALGHEKRAVVSDKPVAGDDLYLTIDARLQKTAEDLLGEESGAIVALDPTNGDILAMASRPGFDPNMLSKELTNKQWVEIVQNERRPLNNRATQGQYPPGSTFKVVMAAAALESNTVTPSTMVRCNGGYQFGNRLFHDWKQGGHGSVDMNEALIHSCDVYFYTVGQRMGIDTIAEYAKQFGLGQETGVELPSERVGIVPSTAWKQKARNQPWYPGETISAAIGQGYVTVTPLQMASVIGTVANDGLSIKPRLVQAVMNRATGERAEFPPTVRGKVAVKPATIALIKAALADVVTKGTATRAKSSLVTIGGKTGTAQTAALRTGPEKDIPKRLRDHAWFVAFAPVEAPRIAVAVLAEHMGHGGSAAAPLAKDVIEAYVKAYPEVLNGVPAGGRTKSADARPKT, translated from the coding sequence ATGGCCTCGATAGGGTTTAACGATTCGGATCTCCTCGATCTCCAGCGGAGGCTGGTCATTCTGCGTGTGGGCCTCCTGCTGGTCGTCGCGTTGCTCGCCTTGCGTCTGTGGCATCTCCAGATTCGGGAAGGCCCCTATTACCGGGACCTGTCTGAAAACAACCGGACGCGCTCGGTGGTGTTGGAGCCGGCCCGCGGTCTTATCTTCGATCGGAACGGTGTGTTGCTGGCGAACAATGTGCCGAGCTTTGCCCTCTATGTCACGCTGGAAGACGTGAAGGATCGGCCGGCCTTGGTTGCGCAATTGGCCTCGTTGCTCAACCTTGAGCCGGAGGTGATTCAAAAGAAGCTGTCGACCGGCAAGGGCAGCAAGCTGCAGCCTCGCAAGGTGAAAGACCGGCTGACGTTGCGCGAGGCGACATTGATCGAGTCTCATCGGTTGGATTTGCCCGGTGTGATGATTCAAGTGGAGTCGCAACGGAACTACCCCGGCGGGCCGGTTGCGGCGCATCTACTGGGATATGTGGGAGAAGTGTCGGCGGATCAACTTGAAAAGGCGGACTTTGCCGATCTCCATCAAGGCAGCGTGGTCGGGCAGTATGGAGTAGAGAAGTGGTTCGACCGGCAGGTGCGCGGGCGCGCGGGGCAGAAGAGCGTGGAAGTCGATGCACTCGGCCACGAAAAACGCGCCGTGGTGTCGGACAAGCCGGTCGCCGGAGACGATCTGTATCTCACCATCGATGCCCGGCTTCAGAAAACCGCCGAAGATCTTCTTGGGGAGGAGTCGGGTGCCATCGTCGCGCTGGATCCGACCAACGGGGATATTCTGGCGATGGCCAGCCGTCCGGGATTCGATCCGAACATGTTGTCGAAAGAACTCACGAACAAACAGTGGGTTGAAATCGTCCAGAACGAGCGGCGCCCGCTGAATAATCGGGCCACGCAAGGTCAATACCCTCCAGGCTCGACGTTCAAGGTCGTCATGGCGGCGGCGGCGCTTGAATCCAACACCGTGACTCCCTCGACCATGGTTCGGTGTAACGGCGGATATCAATTCGGGAATCGGCTGTTTCACGACTGGAAGCAAGGCGGTCATGGGTCAGTCGATATGAACGAGGCTTTGATCCACTCGTGCGACGTCTATTTCTATACCGTCGGGCAGCGAATGGGGATCGATACGATCGCCGAGTATGCGAAGCAGTTCGGGCTCGGGCAGGAGACCGGAGTCGAACTCCCGTCCGAACGTGTTGGAATCGTGCCTTCCACAGCCTGGAAGCAGAAAGCCCGCAACCAGCCCTGGTATCCCGGTGAAACGATTTCTGCCGCGATTGGGCAGGGGTATGTCACTGTGACACCCTTGCAGATGGCCAGCGTCATCGGTACGGTGGCCAACGACGGCCTGTCGATCAAACCGCGTCTGGTGCAGGCGGTGATGAATCGTGCGACGGGAGAACGGGCCGAATTCCCTCCGACGGTCCGGGGCAAGGTGGCGGTGAAGCCGGCCACCATCGCGTTGATCAAGGCGGCGCTGGCGGATGTGGTGACCAAAGGAACCGCGACGCGAGCGAAGTCGTCCCTCGTGACAATCGGAGGGAAAACCGGGACGGCTCAAACGGCGGCCCTCCGTACCGGTCCGGAGAAAGATATTCCCAAAAGGCTTCGGGACCATGCCTGGTTCGTCGCCTTTGCTCCCGTGGAGGCTCCGCGCATTGCCGTGGCGGTCCTGGCTGAGCACATGGGGCATGGCGGATCCGCCGCGGCCCCGTTGGCGAAGGATGTGATTGAAGCCTACGTGAAGGCCTATCCCGAGGTCCTCAATGGAGTTCCTGCTGGTGGGCGGACGAAATCCGCTGACGCGCGACCAAAGACGTGA
- the rodA gene encoding rod shape-determining protein RodA, producing MIDRVIDSRGLDSFDLRFMGLIAVILSVGVLSIYSVTHSQDTAFPFYLKQLVWILLGTIAFLVMYLSDYHKIARLAYPTYAVILIMLAVVLVMGKSSRGAQRWIPIGPFAFQPSEFAKLVLVLVLANYYSRVSRAGWLHRVVLPGLIVLPGLLLILKQPDLGSGLSFLAVYAAMLLMVGVRSKTLGVILLLSVMLFPFVWEMVWASLHDYQRERVMAFVDPEYDPGGKGYHALQSRIAIGSGELSGKGLYGGTQSQLKFLPEGHTDFVFAVYAEEWGFVGVLVLLALFIALIWVSLEIAARAKDTLGALLAAGIVAMLCFCVVVNIGMTAGMFPIVGIPLPLVSYGGSATIMTMASLGLLLNVKRRRLTLFY from the coding sequence ATGATTGATCGGGTAATCGACAGTCGAGGGTTAGATAGTTTCGACCTCCGTTTCATGGGGTTGATCGCGGTCATCCTGTCGGTCGGGGTGCTGTCGATCTACAGCGTCACGCATTCTCAGGACACCGCCTTTCCTTTTTATCTCAAACAGCTCGTGTGGATTCTGCTGGGCACGATCGCGTTCCTGGTGATGTACCTGTCCGACTATCACAAGATTGCGCGCCTGGCCTATCCGACTTATGCGGTGATTCTGATTATGTTGGCGGTCGTGTTGGTCATGGGTAAGTCCAGCCGTGGTGCCCAACGGTGGATTCCGATCGGGCCCTTCGCGTTCCAACCGTCTGAATTTGCCAAACTGGTCCTGGTGTTGGTGCTGGCGAACTATTACTCCCGGGTGTCTCGCGCGGGGTGGCTGCACCGGGTGGTTTTGCCGGGGTTGATTGTGTTGCCCGGCCTGCTGTTGATCCTCAAGCAGCCTGATCTGGGGAGCGGGTTGAGTTTTCTGGCCGTCTACGCGGCCATGTTGTTGATGGTCGGTGTGCGCTCGAAGACGTTGGGGGTGATTTTGCTGCTCTCCGTCATGCTCTTCCCGTTTGTATGGGAAATGGTCTGGGCTTCCCTGCACGACTATCAGCGGGAGCGTGTCATGGCCTTTGTCGATCCAGAGTACGATCCAGGAGGAAAAGGCTATCATGCGCTCCAGTCCAGAATTGCCATCGGCTCCGGGGAGTTGTCGGGAAAAGGGCTGTACGGCGGCACACAAAGCCAGCTGAAGTTCCTTCCCGAAGGGCATACCGACTTCGTCTTTGCGGTGTACGCGGAAGAATGGGGCTTTGTCGGAGTGCTGGTGCTCTTGGCGCTGTTTATTGCGCTGATATGGGTCTCATTGGAAATTGCCGCGCGTGCGAAGGACACCTTGGGGGCGTTACTCGCGGCAGGGATTGTGGCGATGCTCTGTTTTTGTGTGGTCGTGAACATCGGGATGACCGCAGGGATGTTTCCCATTGTCGGCATTCCGCTTCCGTTGGTCAGTTACGGAGGGAGCGCCACGATCATGACCATGGCCTCATTGGGATTATTGTTGAACGTCAAACGACGTCGGTTGACCTTGTTCTATTAG
- a CDS encoding rod shape-determining protein codes for MFGWFSNDLAIDLGTATTLVYVQGKGIVLNEPSVVAVEKKTERVMAVGADAKRMLGRTPGNILAVRPMKEGVIADFEKAEAMLSHFIQKAHNRTAFVRPRIIIGVPSRITQVEQRAVRDSAELAGAREVYLIEEPVAAAIGAGLPITEPSGNMVVDIGGGTTDIAVISLGGIVYSESVKVAGDRMDDAIMNYIKKKYNLLIGEHMAERIKFEIGSAYPFEERKTMMIKGRDLISGIPRTLVVDDAEVREALQEPIGTIVNAIKVALENTPPELAGDIIDRGIVLTGGGSLLKGMDTRFREETNLPIITVDDPLTSVVLGVGKILDELDLLRKVSVMSQCSTSR; via the coding sequence ATGTTCGGGTGGTTCTCCAACGATCTGGCGATCGATTTGGGGACGGCGACAACTCTCGTGTATGTCCAGGGAAAAGGCATCGTCTTAAACGAGCCTTCCGTGGTCGCCGTGGAGAAAAAGACGGAGCGTGTGATGGCGGTCGGCGCCGATGCGAAGCGCATGTTGGGACGCACCCCGGGGAATATCCTTGCGGTACGTCCGATGAAGGAAGGCGTCATCGCCGATTTCGAAAAAGCCGAGGCGATGCTCAGCCACTTCATTCAGAAGGCGCATAACCGAACGGCGTTTGTGCGGCCCCGCATCATCATCGGTGTACCGTCGCGGATTACGCAGGTAGAACAACGGGCCGTCCGTGATTCGGCCGAACTGGCGGGAGCCCGCGAAGTGTATTTGATCGAGGAGCCGGTCGCGGCGGCGATCGGTGCAGGGTTGCCGATTACCGAACCGTCCGGGAACATGGTGGTGGATATCGGCGGTGGTACGACGGACATCGCGGTCATCTCCCTGGGCGGCATCGTGTATAGCGAGTCGGTCAAGGTGGCCGGAGACCGGATGGACGATGCCATCATGAACTACATCAAGAAGAAGTATAATCTCCTCATCGGGGAGCACATGGCCGAGCGTATCAAGTTCGAGATCGGTTCGGCGTACCCCTTCGAGGAGCGCAAGACTATGATGATCAAAGGACGCGATCTGATTTCCGGTATTCCCCGCACGCTGGTGGTGGATGATGCCGAAGTCAGAGAAGCGTTGCAGGAACCCATTGGAACCATCGTCAATGCCATCAAGGTGGCGCTTGAAAACACACCGCCTGAATTGGCCGGAGACATCATCGATCGCGGTATCGTACTGACTGGCGGCGGATCCTTGCTGAAGGGAATGGATACTCGGTTCCGTGAAGAAACAAATCTTCCGATCATTACGGTCGATGACCCGTTGACCTCTGTGGTTCTGGGGGTCGGGAAGATTCTTGACGAGCTGGACCTCCTTCGTAAGGTATCGGTTATGTCGCAGTGCAGTACCTCTCGATGA
- a CDS encoding SurA N-terminal domain-containing protein, producing the protein MIKLLREAAHDYPWFLKSIMGLLALAFVITMGWWGFGQEGGNVVASVGDQVVPLDEYRRAYENTYRFYKDKGQNDIKDEFLKQFVLEQLIDNRMWLHVAKEMGLTVSDEDLRKAIMQRTEFQKNGNFDPEAYRRLLSANRLTPASFEAMEAKDILTNKARLVIMDAVALTPAEYTEAQTLAAREGDADPAKAAAAKERVFQSLLFQKQQRALMAYAESMKSKVPVKIHKELM; encoded by the coding sequence ATGATCAAACTGTTACGCGAAGCTGCTCACGACTATCCATGGTTCCTCAAATCCATCATGGGCCTGCTCGCCCTCGCGTTCGTCATTACGATGGGCTGGTGGGGCTTCGGCCAGGAAGGCGGCAACGTCGTCGCCTCCGTCGGAGACCAGGTCGTCCCCTTGGATGAATATCGCCGGGCCTATGAAAATACGTATCGCTTCTACAAAGACAAGGGACAGAACGACATCAAGGATGAGTTTCTGAAGCAGTTTGTGCTGGAGCAACTCATCGACAATCGCATGTGGCTGCACGTGGCGAAAGAGATGGGCCTGACGGTCTCCGACGAAGACTTGCGCAAAGCGATCATGCAACGCACAGAGTTTCAGAAGAACGGGAACTTCGATCCCGAGGCGTACCGACGATTGCTGTCCGCAAATCGTTTGACCCCCGCTTCATTCGAGGCCATGGAAGCCAAGGATATTCTCACCAACAAAGCGCGGCTGGTCATCATGGATGCTGTGGCGCTCACGCCGGCTGAATATACGGAAGCACAGACACTCGCGGCTCGCGAAGGGGACGCCGATCCGGCCAAGGCTGCTGCGGCCAAGGAGCGGGTTTTCCAAAGCCTCCTGTTTCAGAAGCAGCAACGGGCGTTGATGGCCTACGCGGAGTCGATGAAGAGCAAAGTTCCCGTGAAAATTCACAAAGAGCTTATGTAA
- a CDS encoding DUF2905 domain-containing protein translates to MAAWTGIGRSLIVAGLVLVAVGLLLTLAEKWPGLGSAFAWIGKLPGDFSVTRERFSLYVPIATSLVFSILLSLVFYFLSWLFRR, encoded by the coding sequence ATGGCAGCGTGGACTGGTATCGGTCGATCGTTGATTGTGGCGGGCCTGGTGTTGGTCGCCGTCGGGCTGCTGCTCACGCTGGCGGAAAAATGGCCAGGCCTTGGCTCTGCGTTCGCGTGGATCGGTAAATTGCCGGGCGACTTCTCGGTCACGCGAGAGCGATTCAGTCTGTATGTCCCGATCGCGACCAGTCTCGTGTTCAGCATCCTGCTGAGCCTGGTGTTCTACTTCCTTTCATGGCTCTTTCGCCGCTGA
- the queA gene encoding tRNA preQ1(34) S-adenosylmethionine ribosyltransferase-isomerase QueA — translation MLLSEFDFPFDPVLVADHPVIPRDRARLLVLDRQGGERVHRQVADLPSLLKPGDLVVVNNTKVMPARVPAQVRSNGKLLDLLFVEDLGQGIWEVLIKGRFRPGAVIEFPGGGTGEIVERSRLRTTVQVSGVASVYELMQATGTMPLPPYIKREPSADDQEWYQTMFAQHEGAIAAPTAGLHFTRELVQALARKGIELAQVTLHVGPGTFRSVKTERIEDHRMLAERIEVSAQTVAQIRLTRERGNRVVAVGTTVVRALETAARGGRGIEPFQGPAELFITPGFEFQVIDAMVTNFHLPRTTLLMLVSAFVGVQPLRAAYEEAVAQRYRFYSYGDAMLIGSGWATVT, via the coding sequence ATGTTACTCAGCGAGTTCGATTTCCCCTTTGATCCAGTACTTGTAGCCGATCACCCGGTGATCCCGCGTGATCGCGCGCGTTTGCTTGTGCTGGATCGGCAGGGAGGCGAACGCGTGCACCGGCAGGTGGCTGACCTTCCATCATTGCTGAAGCCGGGGGATCTCGTGGTGGTGAATAACACCAAGGTGATGCCGGCCCGTGTGCCCGCGCAGGTCCGGTCGAACGGAAAACTCCTCGACCTGCTGTTTGTGGAAGATCTCGGGCAGGGGATCTGGGAGGTGCTGATCAAGGGACGCTTTCGGCCAGGCGCGGTGATCGAGTTTCCGGGCGGCGGTACCGGAGAGATTGTCGAGCGCAGCCGGCTTCGAACGACCGTACAGGTGTCGGGTGTCGCAAGCGTCTACGAACTCATGCAGGCCACGGGCACGATGCCGCTTCCTCCGTATATCAAACGGGAACCGTCAGCGGACGATCAGGAATGGTACCAGACCATGTTTGCTCAACATGAAGGGGCTATTGCGGCGCCCACCGCCGGGCTACATTTTACGCGCGAGTTGGTGCAGGCCCTGGCGCGAAAGGGAATCGAGCTGGCACAGGTGACGTTACACGTCGGCCCCGGCACGTTTCGCAGTGTGAAGACCGAGCGAATCGAAGACCATCGCATGCTGGCCGAACGAATCGAGGTGTCGGCGCAGACGGTGGCGCAGATTCGCCTGACGCGGGAGCGGGGGAATCGTGTGGTGGCAGTGGGCACTACGGTCGTGCGCGCCCTGGAGACAGCGGCGCGAGGCGGGCGCGGGATTGAGCCCTTTCAGGGACCGGCCGAACTGTTTATTACCCCGGGATTTGAATTTCAGGTGATCGACGCGATGGTGACAAACTTTCATTTGCCGCGGACGACCCTGCTGATGCTGGTGTCCGCCTTCGTGGGTGTGCAACCGCTCCGCGCCGCCTATGAAGAGGCAGTGGCGCAACGGTATCGATTCTATAGTTATGGGGATGCGATGCTGATCGGGAGTGGCTGGGCGACCGTTACATAA
- a CDS encoding SpoIID/LytB domain-containing protein: MALSPLTRHQSSSLAAAGGMLLLALFCVPAVFAESIRVLLAQEAPLVEVRSEGALALVTETGDTKILQAPIHLTARGDGVHVDGRRSMGGQVLIRPLRNNLSLVIGKEGGATAGAPLALSGVVRLSRKGHGLSVVNQVDLEEYVKGVVPSEVSSAWHQEMLKVQAVAARTYALYNKMLSAARDYDVVATIQDQVYRGRTGVDRRVEDAVESTRGIVVTHQQAPIYAAFSSTAAGPTEDAVNVWANKDLPYLKGVECPFDLESPYYQWRASVKIDQLEHNLRHQGFSVGTIATITPIAYSRAGRVSRLRILHSGGETVLRGEDLRKAVGYTVIPSTQFEVESIGAEVVFAGYGAGHAVGLCQWGAKELAELGYSYSSILQYYYPGTELHNAALSQLMMPVIPTP; the protein is encoded by the coding sequence ATGGCTCTTTCGCCGCTGACTCGACATCAGTCATCCAGCCTGGCCGCAGCGGGGGGCATGTTGCTGCTCGCGCTGTTCTGCGTACCGGCCGTCTTTGCCGAATCCATTCGCGTCCTCTTGGCCCAAGAGGCGCCGTTGGTGGAAGTGCGATCAGAGGGCGCTCTCGCTCTTGTGACGGAGACGGGCGACACGAAAATCCTGCAAGCGCCGATCCATCTCACGGCCCGAGGAGACGGCGTGCATGTCGATGGCCGGCGCAGCATGGGCGGGCAGGTCCTCATCCGTCCGCTGCGGAACAACCTCTCGCTGGTGATCGGCAAAGAGGGAGGCGCAACCGCGGGAGCTCCATTGGCGCTCAGCGGGGTTGTGCGTCTGTCGCGCAAAGGGCACGGGCTCTCGGTTGTCAACCAGGTCGATTTGGAGGAGTATGTGAAGGGGGTCGTGCCGTCGGAGGTCAGTTCGGCCTGGCACCAGGAAATGTTGAAGGTGCAGGCCGTGGCGGCACGGACCTATGCGCTGTATAACAAAATGCTCAGTGCGGCACGGGACTATGATGTGGTGGCGACCATTCAGGATCAGGTGTATCGAGGTCGCACAGGAGTAGACCGCCGAGTGGAGGATGCGGTTGAATCGACGCGAGGCATTGTCGTCACCCATCAACAGGCGCCGATCTATGCCGCGTTCTCATCCACCGCGGCCGGTCCGACGGAAGATGCCGTGAATGTCTGGGCGAACAAAGACCTGCCCTACCTCAAGGGGGTCGAATGCCCATTCGATCTCGAATCGCCCTACTATCAATGGCGGGCCAGTGTGAAGATCGATCAACTTGAGCACAATCTGCGGCATCAGGGTTTCTCTGTGGGAACGATTGCCACGATCACTCCGATTGCCTACAGCCGGGCCGGACGGGTCTCGCGCCTGCGGATTTTGCACTCCGGCGGAGAGACGGTATTGCGTGGCGAGGATCTTCGGAAGGCCGTGGGGTACACCGTCATTCCCAGCACCCAGTTCGAGGTGGAATCGATCGGTGCCGAGGTGGTGTTTGCCGGCTATGGAGCAGGCCATGCCGTGGGGCTCTGCCAATGGGGCGCGAAAGAGTTGGCCGAGCTGGGCTATTCGTACAGCAGTATTCTGCAGTATTACTATCCTGGAACCGAGTTGCACAACGCGGCGCTCTCGCAGTTGATGATGCCGGTGATACCGACCCCCTGA
- a CDS encoding aspartate-semialdehyde dehydrogenase codes for MLKKKQAYTVAILGATGAVGKESLEILEERNFPIETLRLFSSKRSAGDVLSCQGKEYKVEELTEASSFAGVDIAFVSATDTISRDYGARLGAAGVVVIDDSAVFRMDPDVPLVVPEVNGAALRSMKRGIVAIPNCTTTPLVMALKPLRDIAGIKRVVVTTFQSVSGTGSAAMDELVDQTKALMAFQDVKVQVYPYQIAFNLLPQVGSFGDGGDCSEEVKIVQETRKILEMPSLRVTATTVRVPVLRCHSEAINVELERPLKANDARAALAEMPGVIVYDDPVKKLYPMPFDVSGKDDVYVGRVRVDESITNGLNLWVVSDNLRKGAALNAVQIAECLIQ; via the coding sequence ATGTTGAAGAAGAAACAGGCTTATACGGTGGCGATTCTCGGTGCGACCGGGGCCGTGGGAAAAGAAAGTCTAGAGATTCTGGAAGAACGCAACTTTCCGATCGAGACGTTGCGCCTGTTCTCCTCCAAGCGGTCGGCCGGCGACGTGTTGTCGTGCCAGGGCAAGGAGTATAAGGTGGAGGAACTGACGGAGGCCTCTTCCTTTGCCGGAGTCGACATCGCGTTCGTGTCCGCGACCGATACCATCAGTCGGGACTACGGGGCGCGGTTGGGCGCGGCCGGGGTCGTCGTCATCGATGACAGCGCGGTTTTCCGGATGGATCCCGATGTCCCGCTGGTCGTCCCGGAGGTCAATGGGGCAGCGTTGCGCTCGATGAAGCGCGGGATTGTGGCCATTCCGAACTGCACCACAACCCCCTTGGTCATGGCACTGAAGCCGCTTCGCGATATTGCAGGCATCAAGCGGGTGGTGGTGACCACCTTTCAGTCGGTATCGGGCACCGGGTCGGCGGCCATGGATGAACTCGTCGATCAGACTAAGGCCTTGATGGCTTTCCAAGATGTGAAGGTGCAGGTCTATCCCTATCAGATCGCGTTCAACCTTTTGCCGCAGGTCGGCTCATTCGGTGACGGCGGTGACTGTTCGGAAGAGGTCAAGATCGTTCAAGAGACCAGGAAGATTCTGGAGATGCCGTCGTTGCGGGTCACGGCGACTACGGTGCGGGTGCCGGTGTTGCGCTGTCACTCCGAAGCGATCAACGTTGAGCTGGAACGTCCGTTGAAGGCGAACGATGCGCGGGCTGCGCTGGCGGAGATGCCTGGTGTGATTGTGTACGACGATCCCGTCAAGAAACTGTATCCGATGCCGTTCGACGTGTCCGGTAAGGACGACGTGTATGTCGGGCGGGTTCGTGTGGACGAGTCGATCACCAATGGGTTGAACCTCTGGGTCGTGAGCGACAACCTTCGGAAGGGCGCCGCCCTCAATGCCGTGCAGATCGCCGAATGTCTGATACAATGA
- the mreC gene encoding rod shape-determining protein MreC — translation MAISRSTYGTRRLAIVLFACLLVALFLLPSQSQRLLQYVGGPLGQILSVPLAAFSSVDHGISETWNAYLALQSVQEENRQLHRDLELLKGQNNQLRESVAATRRYETLLNFKQQSPSQTLAAQVIGRDATNWYGGMILNKGESDGVRVEMGVVTPAGVVGRIVKTNSTSSVVLLVTDPNNAIAGVVQRTRDEGIVEGTSHGRARLKYIPLLSRVQAGDRVVTSGLTGTFPRGLAIGGLTQVEKSEGDLFQSAEIEPEVDLSKLDEVLIITAPYEDADSAQKLLQEIRGDRKKP, via the coding sequence ATGGCTATATCGCGCTCAACATACGGCACCAGGCGTCTTGCTATAGTGCTGTTCGCCTGCTTGCTCGTCGCCCTTTTTCTTCTTCCTAGTCAAAGCCAGAGGTTGCTTCAGTACGTCGGCGGACCGCTCGGTCAGATCCTCAGTGTTCCTCTCGCCGCGTTTTCTTCTGTCGATCACGGCATTTCAGAAACCTGGAATGCGTATCTTGCCCTGCAGAGTGTCCAGGAAGAGAACCGCCAGCTTCATCGCGACCTCGAGTTGCTCAAGGGACAGAACAATCAGCTGCGCGAATCCGTCGCGGCCACGCGACGATACGAGACGCTGCTGAACTTTAAGCAGCAATCGCCGTCCCAGACTCTGGCGGCTCAGGTGATCGGCAGAGATGCCACGAATTGGTATGGCGGGATGATTCTCAATAAGGGCGAAAGCGACGGGGTTCGTGTGGAGATGGGGGTGGTGACCCCCGCAGGTGTGGTGGGACGAATCGTGAAGACCAATTCCACATCCTCGGTGGTGCTCCTGGTGACCGATCCCAACAACGCGATTGCGGGAGTGGTGCAACGGACTCGCGATGAAGGTATCGTGGAGGGCACAAGCCATGGGCGGGCGCGACTCAAATATATCCCTCTGTTGTCGCGGGTTCAGGCGGGCGACCGGGTCGTCACCTCAGGATTGACCGGGACCTTTCCGCGCGGTCTGGCGATCGGGGGACTGACCCAGGTTGAGAAGTCGGAGGGTGATCTGTTTCAGTCGGCCGAAATCGAGCCGGAAGTGGACCTTTCAAAGCTGGATGAAGTCCTCATTATCACGGCTCCGTATGAGGATGCCGACTCAGCGCAAAAACTGCTGCAGGAGATTCGCGGGGATCGAAAAAAGCCATGA
- a CDS encoding RDD family protein, producing MNGARGKIATLFVQVKEICYSVEELERSPVVEEAIGHSPLELGVYPKAQVLNRFIAKMIDLLIVAAVSKLVPPIGVLAGLAYLLLADGFGGGRSVGKRLIGLQTIVPRTRDPAGFRESIIRNLPCGLAQLAFEIPYVGWIGWGAVLSLEGLLVIGNEQGRRLGDEIAKTQVLESGQLDVSD from the coding sequence ATGAACGGCGCGCGCGGCAAGATTGCGACTTTGTTTGTGCAGGTGAAAGAGATTTGCTATAGTGTCGAAGAATTGGAGAGATCTCCGGTGGTGGAGGAGGCAATCGGGCACAGCCCGCTCGAACTGGGCGTCTATCCCAAGGCCCAGGTGCTGAATCGCTTCATTGCCAAAATGATCGATCTCCTGATCGTCGCGGCGGTGAGTAAGTTGGTTCCTCCGATCGGTGTCCTGGCCGGACTTGCCTATCTCTTGCTGGCCGACGGATTCGGCGGCGGTCGCAGTGTCGGGAAGCGGCTCATCGGGCTCCAGACCATCGTGCCCCGTACCCGGGACCCGGCAGGGTTCCGAGAATCGATCATCCGTAATCTGCCTTGCGGTCTTGCCCAGTTGGCATTTGAAATACCGTATGTCGGATGGATCGGATGGGGCGCCGTACTCTCGCTGGAAGGGTTGCTGGTCATCGGGAATGAGCAGGGCCGGCGATTGGGCGATGAGATCGCCAAAACCCAGGTGCTGGAGAGCGGACAACTGGATGTGTCGGATTAA